The Clostridia bacterium nucleotide sequence AAACTCATCTCGGCCTGGTACTGTTCCGGCAAAACCATGATTGCCAGTAGCACGCCAATGAAAAGACCTGCGAAAGAGAGTGCAATCAGCTTGTGCCGGCGGAAGACAACCATCAGAAATCCACGCGGTGTTAGCGCGGATTGCTGAGGTTTGTAAACCACCATGCCGGTCTCGTTTTTCATCTGCTGAACTCCTTTGCTGTATTCGGGGAGGGTGAACGCTACGGGCGTATTGCGACCGTGGGGCGCGGGACGATGACATCCTTCACCTTTGAGAACGTGTTCTGCGGGACGAACAGCATGTCTCCGTTCTGCAGGCGCACATCTTCGTGGAGATCTCCCTTCGCTAACATCTTCTTCATGTTGAGCCGCTTCACTTCCATGCGATCACCGGGAAGACGTCGATAAACCCATACTTCCGAATGCTTTGAAGCCGAGGTGAATCCGCCCGCGACTGCGACCGCCTCCGCGACAGTCGTGCTGTCACGAAGTTCGTATTTTCCCGGGTGTAGTACCTGACCACCGGCTATGAAATAGGGCTTGGTAAAGTCCTTCAGGACGACCGTGATGACCGGATCGCGCAGTGTGTTCGCGTAGGCCTTGCGTACGGTTTCTCTTACTTCCGCAGTGGTCTGGTCCTGCACGCGTACGTCTCCAACCTCTTTAAGGTTGATGAAGCCATCCGGTTGCACGGCGACCGTCTGGTTCATCTCCGGAGAAAACGTGAACGTGATGTCCATGGCATCGCCCGGGCGTACCTTGTAGCGCGGGTACCGGTCTGCAAACTGGGTTTCGCCGGGCGCCGCTTGCGCAGGCGTGTCGGGCGCTGAAGCGGCAGCAGCCTGGGGCGCTGCGGAAATTGGCGCGCCTTGCAGCTGGACTGTGGAATCGGCAGGCGTCGCCGTCGAGGCCGCGCTGGGTGTTGCCGGCGTCGTTCCCGGACCGGCGGCAACCTGGGCCCACGCTGCGCAACTCAGGGTCGCCACCACGGCCAGTAAGATCGTTACAAGCGCTCTGTTGTACGTCATTCCAAAACCTCTTCTGTGTTGTTCGTACATTTCCGGGTCTCAAGCGAATTCAGCTTTTCAGCAAAATCTCATGCTGGCTCGTCGCGTAAGTTCGTTGGCAGCGTTCGATCAACGACGCCCACCGCCCGCGTAAACCTTGCGCGTTTGTTTGTCCGATCGACTGGCTTCGATGCGCGCGGAGATTTCTCGCCACGCAGCCGTCGCCGATCCGACGCACGCCCCATGCAGACGTACTCATAACCGTAGTGCCGTGCGATCTCCGGATCGAAAATATTCCGCGCATCAACCAGAACCGGCACTTTCATCACCAGCCGAAAGCGTGCGAGATCGAGTTCGCGGAATTCTTCCCAGTCGGTGAGTACCGCCACGGCGTCAGCGCCGTTACCAGCGTCATAGGCGTCGGTGCAGTAAACGATTCGTTGCGGATCTTCCGGTATCACTTGCCGCGCATTGTTCATCGCCTTCGGATCGTACAAGCGCAGGTTTGCTCCATGGCGAGCGAGCGCCTCGACGATCTTCAAACTGGGCGATTCGCGTATGTCGTCCGTGCCTGCTTTGAATGAGAGCCCCAGCACGGCGATGGTCTTGCCCTGAAGAATCCATAGAGCTTCGCGAAGCTTGCTGACCAGGCGTTGCGCCCGGCTGGAATTAATTGCTCCCACTTCCCGGAGAAGCGAGGCTTGTACGTTGTGTTCTTCAGCAAGGTGGATGAAGGCGCTAAGATCCTTTGGCAGGCAGTATCCGCCAAATCCAATGCCGGCTTCGAGGAACTGTTTGCCAATGCGCGAATCGAAGCCGATACCGTTGGCTACCTGCTTCACGTCTGCGCCGACTGACTCGCAAATGTCCCCAACAAGGTTGATAAATGAAATCTTCGTTGCCAGGAATGCATTCGCGGCGTGCTTGATCAGCTCCGCCGTATTCAGATCGGTGAACACGAGCGGGCAGTCAAGCGGCTTGTAGAGTTCGGCCAGGATATCGCGCGCGCGCTCAGACGTTACTCCGCAGACCACGCGATCCGGCTGGAAGAAGTTCGTTACCGCCTTGCCCTCCTGGAGAAATTCAGGGTTGGAAGCCACCTCGAACCGAGGCTTGTTCCATTGAGCGATGTTCGATGCCGGAGTTGGCGTCGCCACAGGACGGTTGCCACTTGATTCCTGCTCGCTTCCGGACGCCTCGGTCATCTTCGCGGCATCGTAATCGCGTGAGCCGTCGCCGTTACCGTCGTGCGCCTGCTTGGAGTGGAGAGCGAGCGCAGCGAGTTCCCGCTCTATGGTTCTGTGGATCCAGTGGCCTGTGACCGCAGGCACCGTGCTCTTTTCCACTATCAACTTATAGCCGTTCAGATTGCCGGCGATGGTGCGCGCAAGCGCCTCGATGTTTCTAAGGTCTGCGCGGCCATCTTCAGCCTGCGGCGTACCGACGCAGATGAAAAGGACCGAAGCGGCAGAGATCGCATCCTCCACTCGGGTTGTTAGCTCAAAGCGTCCCGAGCCTAAGTGCTTGCGAAGAAGATCCTGCAAGCCGGGCTCGTAAAAAGGGCACTCTCCCGACTTCATCGACTCGATCTTGTTCACGTCGCTGTCGGCGCCAATCACGTGCCACCCAAGTTCGGCGAACCCGACTGCGGTGGGTAGCCCTACGTGACCCATGCCCAGAACTGCGATCCGTAAGCTGCGCGCTCGCGTGCTGGGCCGGAAGCTTTTTAGGCTGTACATTTGCGGAACTCCTGAGCGTCGATGAGAAGAATGGGCGGACTGCCACGACGAGCGCCCGCTTAGAGCCTCGAATACAGACGTTGTGGAATCGGAAAACGTCGATTGTTCAACACTGCGCCGAGCAAGCGAACATTCGATTGCTCAAGTTCCTGCTTCGCTTTCATTGCAAGTTCGCGACGCGTCTCGTCTGCCTCAACTACGAGGACGACGCCGTCGGCAGCCCGTCCCAGCGCAACGGCCACTTGCGACTCGCCGATGGACGGTGCCTCGATCAGAACGTGAGTGAACTGCTGTAGCAATTCATCTATGCGCGTGGCCATCGCCCCAGAACTCAGCAGCGCCTCCCAGCCCGCGATTTCAGGTCCTGAAGGGATGACCAGCAGGTTGAGATTTGGCAGACGACGTCCGAACGACTGTATCGGCGCGTCGCTGAGGAGCGCAGTTGTCAGGCCGTGTTTGTTCGTCAGATCGAACACCTCGTGAAAGGTGGGCGAAGCCACCTTTGCGTCGATAAGACACACCGATGGTTGTCCCAACGTGCACAATGCCTCGGCTGCGAGCAGAGCAATCGAGTTCGCTTCCAGTGTCGCAGTGATGCCACAAAGCACGACCGCTTTTGGCGCGCTTGCTCCTGGTATAAGAAAGAGGCGGTGCACCAGTTCCTTGATCTCGGGTCGCACTTCGGTTCCAAAGGAGCGCACAGGCGCGGCCGGCGTCCCCGCTGATTCAATCAAAGTGTCCGCAGCAGTTTGGGAAACCGCAGCACTCCTCATACCAGCAGCAGCATTGCCGCGTAGACTGGCCACTCGTTGCAAAAGTTCGAAATTCCTGCTCATGCTCCCCTCTAGCCTTCCTTGTTCAGCACGTACGCTTCGCACTCAAGACGTTGTACGCAGCGCAAACTTGACCACGATTTCGGTATCCACATCGATCGGTTGGCCGTTAAGCGAGGCTGGGCGATAACGCCATTCGCGCACAGCCTTTATCGCCGCGCCCGCCAGCACCGGGTTTCCGCTGACACGTTCAATGAATTGCACGGAGCCATTCTTCGTAATGACAGCCTTCAATACCACCATGCCTTCCAGCTTTAACTGCCTCGCCAGGGTGGGATATTCCGGTGTCGTGGAGTGCAGCAGTTCAACTTGGCTAATCTGAGATACTCGCTGATCGCCAACGCTGGCGGCAGACGGAACGCTTCCGCTCGCCAATTCAGTCGTGGTGGGCGTCGCGTTCGAAGGGTCGTTCCACTGCACATCGGAGGGCGGAGGAGCAGAAGCGGCAGGCGTCGCTCCGGCTCCCGTCTGCACCGTTCCAGCACTGGCAGGCCCGGGTTGGGCTGCCGGTACCGGTATGTTCGAGGCAGGGGGAGGGGCGGGCCGAGTCGTGTCTCGGTTCGTGCTCGTCTCCGCGTTAGTTGCCGCCACATTATGTGAGACAAAACTGTTCGAGGCCGGTGCAGTGGCGGAACCATTGCCGGTCGCACCCCGTCGCAGAACCGTGGTCGTTGCCTCCGGCTCGAACGATGACGGACGTGACGATTGCACTCGGGGCGCGGCAGGTTGCGTCACTTGCTTTTCGCGCGACATTCGTAACGCAGGCGCCGGTCTACTCCGTTGCGTGCTCTCCCCTGAGTCTCGATCAACTTCCTTCGCCGGGGATGCCATGCTTGTGGCGCTATTCGCTGGGCTTGCGGGCACCGCAGCAACATCGTTCGCCGCCGCAACGTCGTGCGCCGAGGATGTGTATTGACGCCAGACGCCCACTGCGCCGCCAAGTAATGCAAACGCAAGCGTGCCCAAAGCTATCGCCCGAGGATTCAACTTTGCTGTTGACCCGCTTGTTGAGAAGCGCGAATCCAATCTGGGCGACCCTGTGCGATGTTCTGCCGCGACGCTGCCCCATACATATGGACTGTTGCGAAGCGCGTCGGCGATTGCGTCCGAGGAAGTCTCCGCATTCTTCGCAGGGCGGTCAATCGGGATTGGCTTCGGTAATTCGTGAACTGCGCCTTCGGTGCCTGCGTCAGCATTCGCTCTGGCGGTGTTCGCTGTCTCAGTGTCTGCAATTTTGGTGTTCGCTCCAACCGGATCGGCTACCGCCAAAGGCGATTCGGGAGGGGAGCATTTCGCTGTATTCGCCTGGTAGCCTTTGGCGTGTGCTGCGAAATGCGTTGGGAGGCCGTTCGATGGCTCATTTTCAACGTGAGGCGGAGCTATATGCGGAGCGGGTTCGCTAGAGGCGACGGGTGAGTGAACGGGTGGACGCGCGGGCACATACGTCGCGAACTGCTGCGGCGCAGTCGCCGCCAGGAACGGCTGCACATGGGGTGCCGCCGCCGATTGCGATTGCTCCCTAGGCAGTGGCTCGACTGCGGGTGCTCTTCGCAGATTCCTGCTGGCGGCCCCGTCGGCCCCGTGACGCTCTACCCGAGAGCTTTTACCTGGCCCGCGCCGGGCAATTGGAGCCCAGTTGATGGGCGTGGCTCGTTGCGCTCCGCGCAGCGCGATATCGTCCGCTACTTCACGCACCATCCGCTCATCAATCACCTTGGCGTCGAGAGCGAATCCAAGCGACAAAGCATTGAAGCACAGAGTGTTGATGTTCCGCGGAACGCCTTCGCTACGCGAGATCAGCAGCGCGCGGGCTTCCGGCGTGAGCAGGTCGGGGCCGCGATAGCCTGCAACCTGAAGTCGATGATCGATGTACTTGCCAGCCTCCTCCGGCGATAACGCATCCAGGTGGATGACCATGGACAGGCGTTGCCGGAGTTGCATCAGGGCAGGAGTTGCGAGCTTGCTTGCCAGCGAATTCTGACCGGCCAAGACGATCTGCAAGAGTTTGGTGCGCGAGGTCTCGAAATCAGAGAGCAGGCGCACGGTTTCGAGCACACTGTCGTCCAGGTTCTGGGCCTCATCGATCACGACGATGAAACGCTTGCCTGCAGAAGCCCCGCGCACCAGCATGCTGTTGAACTCCTGGTGCATCGTGACCATGTCCTTGCCCGCAATCTCCATTCCCACTTCCGCCATCAGAAAACGCATGAACTCACGCGAGTCGCACTGCGTCTGGAAGAGGAATGCAGTCTGAGCAGATCGCTGGAACCGCTCCAACAGGTGGAACAGCAGCGTCGTTTTTCCCATCCCCGGCGGCGCGATCAACGCCAGGAATCCGCGGCCGCTTTCAACGCCGTAGATGAGCGAAGCGAGTGCCTCGCGATGCATCTCGCCGAGGTACAAGTAGCGCGGATCGGGCGTTACTCCGAACGGTTCTTCGCGAAGGCCGTAATGCTGAAGGAACATGTCACCTGGTGAACTTCTAAATTATCCGGCGAAATCAATCGTCAGAGGGTTTGCCACTCTTTCTTGCGAAAGGCAGGTATGCGGCTTGTTTCTGTCATCCTGCTCTCTTCGCCAGTGTTGAAATGCAAGCCTCCACGTCACTCGGTTCCAGTTCCACAGAGAACGAACGCATGATGCTGTCGATTGATACGATCATCTTGAGCTCTCGAGTGCTGCGTACGATTACACCTTCCAGTCCGCGTAAGGCGCCGGCCGTGACTCGCACGCGCTTGCCGGCGGATAAAAATGGATGCGGTTGCGACTTGCGTACTTGGACTGCGGCTCTGAGCGCTGCTATCTCATCGTCGCGCAACGGAGCTAATTGGCCGTTGAACCCGACAATCCTGATAATCCCCGGCGCTTCCAAAACTTTCTGCCGCTCACAAGTGGAAATACGAACGAACAAGTAGCTGGGAAAGAGCGGCATCTGAACTACAGCTCGCCTGCCGTTTTCCCATCGTCGCGCGCTGTCATAAATGGGGAGAAAGGTTTCTATTTCGCGACTCTGTAAGTGCTGCAACGCAGTTTTTTCGTGTCGCGCCGCTGTGTAGGTGGCGTACCAGCGCGACTGAAGTCCGTCGGTTCGCAACGAGACCGAAAGCTCACGCGCGCTCGTTCCGTTTCCCAGGGGTAAATACAGCTCCGCCATCTCAACGACACCTTCCGTTCGCAAGCTTTTGAAAACAAATGATTAGTTTCTATGCTCGTTCTGTCCGACTGTTTGCGGCCCGGAGAACAACCCAAACCACAATTTCTGCTTAAATCTCGGGTTCTCTCAGCAGCATCACGCGAGCATGCACCGCGAATCCGACTTGTTTATTTTCGGCATACTCAATTCTGGTTACTCGTCCAATCACTACCGCTTCGTAGATCAGTTCCGGCTCCAGCGCTGGAAGCACAAAGCGGCACCGCGCGACACTCAAGACCGGCGGACAAGTATCTGAGACGACGTACATTCCCTCTGAACTCATATCTCGCGAAAGCCCCGGTTCGCGGTACTTATGCCCATTTGCTCTCCATTCGAAGAGCACGGGTACTTTCAGGCTGACACGATTTCTAGCCCTGAGTTGTGCCACCGTCGTTGTCACCGTCGCGTAGCTCCTGGGCAGCCGTCGTGTGACAGCGCCTAGTTGAGAGCGCCAACTGTATGTTTTCGGTGCTCACGCAACAAGTGGCCGAACGACTCTTTATGCCTTTGCCCGAGACCCCGCTGACAGGCCCAGAGACAAGTCCATGCGAATGGCCGGACTTTGGATTCCTTCTCCTTGGGTGATTTGGCCTCCGTGCCTCATAGCACTATGTGCTGAAGACAGTGGTCGTGGTGGGGACATCGCCTGCAGCTGCGGCTCTTTGGTTCTGCTCTCGCAAAGATGGATGAAGAGGAAGAAGTTCTCATGCACGGAATGAAAAGGATCGGATTCGGGATGGAGAAGAACTTCTCATACCCGGCGAAGCGGAGTTCCGCGAATCCGTGTTTGGCGTCGAAGTTAGTGACAGCTGAGATTTAAGGAATTGTGATGAGGAACCGGAATGCGGGCGTTGCGATTGTTAAACCTAAGCCGCATTGTTCTTGGAATTCGTCGCATAGAGAACGAGTTCCACTCGGCTCGAGACGTTCAGCTTATCGAAGATACGGAACAGATAGTTTTTTACGGTGTGTTCGCTGAGAAACAACTTGTTCGCCATTTCGCGGTTCGTGAGGCCTTGAGCCACTAAATTGATGATCTGTTCTTCGCGCCTTGTGAGCGTGCGCAACATGTTCGAGTCAACTTCACGCAGCGGCGCTGCGCTGGCAAGTGCTTCTAGAATCAACTCCATTTCTTTGCTGCTCGCCCAGATCTGTCCAAGGTGAACCGCGCGAATGCATTTGCACAACGTATTGAAAGCTTCGGCGCGAAAGAACACACCTTTCGCTCCGCCCCGGAAGGCACTAATGATCAATTCGCGGTCCCTCTCCTCCAGCATCATGACGGCACGCGCCTGCGGGTTATTCTTTTTAACTTCCCGGAGACTTTTAAAGCCGCCCAGTCTTCCGTCCTGCAGATTTGCGCTGATGATGACAACGTTTGGTTCGGAATCGCTGACTCTTTGCTGCACGTCGACGGTGGTGACGCAGCAGGCCGTGACCACAAACCGCGCCCGGCGCAGCCGGTCGGCAAGGAGTTCGCACCCCATCATAGTTGCGTCTGATACAAGCACTCGGATCGTGGATTGAGCCGTCATCTTTTGCGCAAGTGGCCTCCTCAACCCAGCTTTCGTTCTTGCGACTAGAGTTGGATGCCACGGCCTTCAATGATGTTTGACCAGAACTGCTAAGAATGTGCGGAATGCTCCGCGAAAGGTTAACAATAAATAAATATGCGCCAGCCTATGAACGGCACTGTTGTGTATCACTGCTGGGCCGGTCTTGCGGGTGTGTATCTTTTACCGAACTTTGCTTTCACTGCCAGAACCGCGGCGCTAGGGAAGGGTCTTCTTAAACTCGACGATGCTTGAGCGTGAACATGATGCTCTGCTACGAAATGGCCGGTCACCATCTCGATCATCAAGCGCCTTATCTCTCGCGGATTGCTTCACTGCGGGCTTTCCGCGCGCATGTTGCCAGAGCCACTCTGCGGTGTTCGGACTATCTGGTCCCAGCCCCACCCACTACAACAGCGGCCTTCTTCTTCCATGCTCCGATGACTGCGCCCATAAGGATCGATCCCACCAGAGGGTAGCCGGAGGCGATAAGTTTGAAACTGGTGGGCCGCATCTCGAACCCGTGTTCCGTCGCCAGCGCGACCGCCGCAAAGATGCCGAGCACGGCTCCCACGGCGATTCCTCTCAGCGCGTTTATGTCGCCCAGTTGCACAAGAAGCCAGGCAATTGCGTAGGCCATCACGAGGTTGCAAACGAAGGCGACCACATAGGGTCCGGCCGACATTTCCTGTGCGAATGCTTGCACCTGCTCCGGCGTCAGTCCTAGCCCCGCAATCCAGGGCTTGGCGAAAAGCGTGAACCAAACCGCTCCTAGAACGAAGTGCACAATCGCAGCAACTACTACCGCGAGCCAATTAATCCTTGCACTCATTTCCGCCCCCTCGAACGCAACTCAAGATAAAAGCCCGACTGCGTTCGGCAGCCTAGCACGAAAGTGCGAATCAGCACACCTCTGACTGTGCCAACCCGGAAGGCGGCGCAGCATCGCCACGTTGGACTTCGCCCAGAGTCACGGTTTCCGTTCGTATCTCGTCTGGAAGATCTCTACCCATTGGCCGTTCTTGTTGCCGAAAACGTGGAAGATGTAGGCGTTCTCGCCATCTCGAACCAGTGTTGAGCGCACATCGCTGGTTGCCCCGTCGGGCCTCATCACCTTGAAGTCCTGGCGCAGCGTGTGGGCATCAGTGTCCGGAAACGCAGTGCCGATCGTGAGTTCACCTTCGGAGCTGGTGTACCAGAAGCCAACTGTCTTGTGCGCCGGGTCCCATGCGTAGAAGCCGTTGTAGTGCGGCTCTCCGTTGAAGTCTGCGTTGAACTCTATGGCGCGGTGGTTTGCGGCCCATCTAATACGGTTCTCGACGTGGATCGCTTCGCCGCGCGGGCTTTTCAGATCGGTCATCCACGTGCCGCCGACCAGCCATGCCACATCTTTGAGTGGATCGATGTTCGTCTTCGAATCAGCAGGTCCGGCAGGTTCGGGCGGTGCCATGCCAGGTTTCAACTGAGAGTTGAGCTGCAAGGTCATGATCATCATAAGAACGCAAGCGGCTGCAAACTGAGTCCTCTTCATAGTCATCTTCATAATGAGTCCCTTCATATCCCGCCAAGATCATTCGAATCAGGGATGCTTGCACGGAAACCGGGGCGATGCAAGAAGTCCGGTTTGCAGATAGCTCTGTTCCTCCAATCGGTTCCGCCAAATCGCTCATATTTTGACCATTTTGAAAACGGTTTTCGTGTTGTGACCCTAGTCACACCACGCGGTTCGCCAATTTGCTAAAGTTAATGCTTCATGGCTGCCCCTGATTCCATCTTCGTACGCGCCTGTAAGGGCCTGCCTACCGAGTCCACTCCTGTTTGGTTCATGCGACAGGCTGGCCGGTACATGGCCGAATACCGCGAAGTCCGCAAGCATCATTCGCTGGTCGAGATCTGCAAGAAGCCAACGGTCGCCGCCGAGGTTACGATTACGGCCGCCGAGGCGCTTGGCGTGGACGCAGCGATCATCTTTGCCGACCTCCTTTTGCCGCTGGAAGTTATGGGACTGCCGTTCCATTTCACCGCGGGCGAGGGCCCCGTGGTGGAGAGGCCTGTCCGCACTCCTCAGGATGTGCGCGCGTTGCGCACCGATCGTGCTGCCGATCTTGGCTACGTGTCGGAAGCCATCCGGGAATGTGTTAAGCACTGGGGCTCAAGGCTGCCGATGATTGGTTTCTGCGGTGCGCCCTTCACGCTCGCCAGCTACATGATCGAAGGTGGCGGATCGCGCAACTACATCGAAGTCAAAAAGCTGATGTATCGCTCGCCGGAAGTATGGGACGAGCTTCTCGGCAAACTGGTTGACGTGCTTGTGGAGTACACCACCCAGCAGGTCAAGGCCGGCGCCGACGTGCTTCAGATTTTCGATAGCTGGGTCGGGTGTCTCAGCGTTGAGGACTATCGCCGATACGTGCTGCCGCGCACTCGCGAATTGATCGAGCGCCTGCAAAAGGCCGGAGCGCCCATCATCTATTTCGGCACGGATAGCTCCACCCTGCTGCCCACCATGCAGCAGACCGGTGCAGAAGTCGTCGGACTCGACTGGCGTATCCCGCTCGACCAGGGCTGGCGCAGCATGAATTACGAAGTCGCCGTTCAGGGCAATCTCGATCCCGTCACGCTCTTTGCCGAGTGGCCGGAGATCGAAAGCCGCGCGAAGCTCATCCTCGATCAGGCCGCCGGGCGCCCGGGCCACATCTTCAATCTTGGCCACGGCATACTTCCGCATACCCCGTTCGAGAATGTGAAGAAGCTGGCGAAATTCGTACAGGAGTACAGCGCCGAGCTTAAAGCCACCGCCGCGAGGACTATGTGAGTCAGAGGACGGCCATTTTGTTGCTGGCCCACGGGAGTCCTGAAACAGCCGAGGACGTACCGGAGTTCCTGCGCAACATAACCGGCAAGCGACCCATGCCCGAGGCCGTTGTCAAGGAAGTACAGCGCCGTTACGCGCTCATAGGGCAGTCACCGCTCACCTGCTGGACCATGGAGCAGGCAGAGGGCGCGGCTCGGGATAGCGGCTTGCCGGTTTACGTGGGCATGCGCAATTGGCGCCCATACATTCGCGACACTGTGAAACAAATGGCTGTCGACGGCGTTACTCATGCCGTCGCCATCTGTCTTGCGCCGCACAACTCGCGCACCAGCGTCGGTCTGTACAAGCAAGCCTTGCTGGCTGAAAACGGACAGACGCCGTTCACGATTGATTTCGTCGAGAACTGGCACGATCATCCGTTGCTCACCCGGGCCTTCGCCGAACGCTTGCGCGAAGGTTGGCAGAAGGCTTGTGCCGAGGCGGGAGCCGCGCTGCCCGTCATCTTTACCGCGCACAGCGTCCCGGAGCGTACCATCGCCGACGGCGATCCCTACGGGCAACAGGCTAGGCACACGGCTGAACTCGTTGTGCAGCAGGTTCCGGAGATCAAGGACTGGCGTTTCGCTTTCCAGAGCCAGGGAATGAGCGGTGGGGTGTGGCTCGGTCCCACGGTCGAAGACACCATTCTGGCTATCAAGTCGGAAGGGAACCAGGGTGTGTTCATTCAGCCTATTGGTTTTGTTTGCGATCACGTCGAAGTGCTCTACGACATTGATATAGCTTTCAGAAAGTTTGCCGACGACCACGGAATGCGCCTCTGGCGCGCTGAGTCGTTGAACGGCTCAAAGACATTCGCCCGCGCCGTTGCCCAGGTCGCGCGTGAGCGCCTCGATGTTGGCGAAGACAGAGCCGCGGGCAAATCAAAGCCGCCGGCACATCAAGTTTAGTGAGGCAGCGGTCCGGGACATCGGACCCCGATTCATATGCGAGTTGCAATCATCGGCGGCGGCATCTCAGGCTTGAGTGCCGCCTTTTATCTTGAGAAGGAACGCGCCGCAGGCGCTCCCGTCGAGTATGTGCTCTTCGAGAGCACGGATCGTCTTGGCGGCTCCATGTATTCGGAGCGCATTGAAGGCTGCATCGTGGAAGCTGGCCCCGACTCGTTTCTTACCGAGAAGCCCTGGGCCTCGCAGCTCGCGGCGGAGGTTGGAATCGGCCATTGCCTCATTGGCTCAAACGACGCCGACCGCAAGACGTACATCCTCATTCACGGCGGCCTCGTCGTGATGCCTGACGGATTGCAGTTCATGGTGCCCACCAAGATTCTACCCACAGGCCTTTCGCCGCTTTTCTCCTGGGGCACCAAGCTGCGGATGATTAAGGAACTCTTTCACCCGCCGCGTCCGATGCAGAAAGATGAGACGGTAGCCGAGATGGTCGAGCGCCATTTCGGGGCTGAAATGGTTGACCGGCTCGCAGACCCCTTGCTGTCCGGCGTGTATGGCGGCGATGCCGCTTCGCTCAGCGCTCGCGCCGTGCTGCCACGCTTCGTTGAGATGGAAGAGAAATACGGTTCCCTCAGCCGCGCCATGCTCGCCGCCCGCAAGCGCATGTTGGCCACAGCGAACCAGAACGCGAAGCCGCGCCCGCTCTTCACTTCCATGCGGGATGGCATGCAGCAACTGGTGGACGCCATCGTTGCGCATCTCACGCCAATGTCACTGCGGCTCTCCAGCCCGGTACGCGACGTCGAATTCCGCGACGGCCGGTGGAAGGTTGTTCTGGACGGAGACACCGAATCCTTCGATGCCGTCATACTGGCCACGCCAGCCCGCGTCGCCGGACGCCTTCTGGAACGCGTGAAGCCCGAACTCTCTGCCGACCTTGGCAATATTCCATATAGCTCGTCAGTCACCGTGACCATGGGTTACAAGACGAGCCAGCTCCGCTCGCTGCCTCCCGGCTTCGGCTTTCTGGTGCCGCGGAGCGAAGGCAAGCGCATGCTCGCTTGCACCTTCGTTCATAGAAAATTCCCGCACCGCGCTCCGCCCGATAAAGGTATCCTGCGCTGCTTCCTCGGAGGCGCGAAGGACGAACTCGTTCTCGGTCTCGGCGATAAAGAGATTGAGAATATCGTTCGCCGCGAGCTTCGCGAAGTGCTCGGACTGGATGCAGAGCCGACTTTCATCCGCATCTACCGCTGGCGCAGTGCCATGGCGCAGTACTCCTCCGGACACCTCGACCGCGTAGCGCGCATCGAACGCAACACGCAACAACTCCACGGACTTGCCTTGGCCGGGAACGCATTCAAGGGCATCGGTGTCCCAGATTGCGTCCACTCCGGGCAGGACGCTGCCAAAACGATGGCGCGCCTGGCAGTGCAAACACAACCCACGAAGTAACGCCACCGGAACGCGTTGTGCGGTTATTACTCGCAAAACAGGAAGGCCGCCCACGGGCGGCCTGAGACTACTGAGAAAGCCAACTAACCACTGCCTCTGCCTACCTACCAAACCCCTTACGTCTCTGCTGACTGTACCTTTGCAGCGCGTCCTCGATGATCGGGTACGCCTGCGCTGCCGGCTGAATCTCATCTACTTCGACGGCCTTGCCTTCCAGTAGTTTGTAATCCTGAAAGAAACGCCGCAACATCAACAGGCGATGGTCCGGCATCTCGGCCGCTTCGCGATAGCTATTGAATTCCGGATCCTGCGTCGCCACGGCGATGACCTTGTGGTCTTTCTTGCCGGCATCGATCATTGTCATTAGTCCCACGGCGCGCGCGTGGATCATCGTCAGCGGCACGACTGGCTCCTGGCACAGCACCAGCACGTCCAGCGGATC carries:
- a CDS encoding inorganic diphosphatase, translated to MMHAWHDITPGENLPSEFITVIEIPFGSSVKYELDKKSGLIKLDRVLYSAVYYPANYGFIPQTLAEDDDPLDVLVLCQEPVVPLTMIHARAVGLMTMIDAGKKDHKVIAVATQDPEFNSYREAAEMPDHRLLMLRRFFQDYKLLEGKAVEVDEIQPAAQAYPIIEDALQRYSQQRRKGFGR